The Prochlorococcus marinus str. MIT 1214 sequence AGTAATAACAACTGATTCGGAAAAATCGTTAGTTGCTCGTCAAGCAAGTCATGTAAAACAAATTGAATTAAGAACATATGTATTTCTTGATTCTTTGCAACCTCAACTTGCGGCTTATATGGGAACTGCAAGTTCAGGATTTTTACCCATACCTGGTGATGCTTGTCTTTGGATGGAGGTTTCTCCTGGAATGGCTGTGCACAGGGTTACAGATATCGCACTAAAAGCCAGTAATGTTCGGTTAGGTCAAATGATCGTTGAAAGAGCATTTGGATCTCTGGCTCTTTATCATCGAGATCAAAGCACAGTTCTACATTCAGGTGATGTCGTTTTAGATGCAATAGGAAGCACAATTGATAAGAGAACTAATCCTCAAGTTACTTGGACTGAAGTTATTCGAGCTATCACTCCAGACCATGCTGTTTTGATCAATCGCCAAAATAGACGTGGCTCAATGATTCAATCTGGCATGAGTATGTTTATTCTTGAGACTGAACCAGCGGGATATGTTTTGATGGCTGCAAACGAGGCAGA is a genomic window containing:
- a CDS encoding BMC domain-containing protein is translated as MRRFATFENNERRLGGSQRVTGAEVTEYLADDPKRVITTDSEKSLVARQASHVKQIELRTYVFLDSLQPQLAAYMGTASSGFLPIPGDACLWMEVSPGMAVHRVTDIALKASNVRLGQMIVERAFGSLALYHRDQSTVLHSGDVVLDAIGSTIDKRTNPQVTWTEVIRAITPDHAVLINRQNRRGSMIQSGMSMFILETEPAGYVLMAANEAEKSSNITIVDVKGVGAFGRLTLAGKEGDVEEAAAAAMRSIDQINRN